A single window of Candidatus Eisenbacteria bacterium DNA harbors:
- a CDS encoding CoA transferase, producing MASTALAGVKVLDFMWVMAGPAATRVLADYGATVVRVESTRRIDTARTLAPYRDGVLGPENSGCFQNLNAGKRMVTLDPTQDAGREVVLDLVRWADVVTESFAPGTMRRWALDYETLRAVKPDIVMLSTSLMGQTGPLATFAGYGNLAAAISGFSNLGGWPDRPPAGPFSAYTDYVSPRFIAASILAALDHRRRTGEGQAIDLSQAEASLHFLAPAILDYTVNGRVAGRIGNRDPDHAPHGVYPAAGTDRWVAIAVTTDVEWRALCHTMDRADLAADATLDGAAGRCAQADALDEAVAAWTASRDAHDLQAMLQARGVPAHVVQDSHDLLHDPQLLHRRHVVQLRHPTHGTSPVEGSRFVLSRTPAEIGGSVPTFGRDNEDVLCSILGYDDDRITALVAAGALE from the coding sequence ATGGCGTCCACCGCCCTCGCCGGCGTGAAGGTGCTCGACTTCATGTGGGTCATGGCGGGACCCGCCGCGACCCGTGTCCTGGCCGACTACGGCGCCACGGTCGTGCGCGTCGAGTCGACGCGCCGGATCGACACCGCACGCACGCTGGCGCCGTATCGTGACGGCGTCCTCGGACCGGAGAACTCGGGCTGCTTCCAGAACCTCAATGCCGGCAAGCGGATGGTCACGCTCGATCCGACCCAGGACGCCGGCCGCGAGGTCGTGCTCGATCTCGTGCGCTGGGCCGACGTCGTCACCGAGTCGTTCGCGCCCGGCACGATGCGCCGCTGGGCCCTCGACTACGAGACGCTGCGCGCCGTGAAGCCCGACATCGTGATGCTCTCGACGTCGCTCATGGGCCAGACCGGGCCGCTCGCGACGTTCGCCGGCTACGGCAATCTCGCCGCCGCCATCTCGGGCTTCTCGAACCTCGGCGGCTGGCCCGATCGGCCGCCCGCCGGTCCGTTCAGCGCCTACACGGACTACGTTTCGCCGCGCTTCATCGCGGCGTCGATCCTGGCGGCGCTCGACCACCGGCGCCGCACCGGCGAAGGTCAGGCGATCGACCTCTCGCAAGCCGAGGCCTCGCTCCACTTCCTCGCGCCCGCGATCCTCGACTACACCGTCAACGGCCGCGTCGCGGGTCGCATCGGCAACCGCGACCCCGACCACGCTCCGCACGGCGTGTATCCGGCCGCCGGCACCGACCGCTGGGTTGCGATCGCGGTCACGACCGACGTCGAGTGGCGCGCGCTCTGCCACACCATGGATCGCGCAGACCTCGCCGCCGACGCCACGCTCGACGGCGCCGCCGGCCGGTGCGCGCAGGCCGATGCTCTCGACGAGGCCGTCGCCGCCTGGACGGCCTCGCGCGACGCACACGACCTGCAGGCGATGCTGCAGGCGCGCGGCGTACCGGCCCATGTCGTCCAGGACAGCCACGATCTCCTGCACGATCCGCAGCTCCTGCACCGGCGACACGTCGTCCAGCTCCGGCACCCGACGCACGGCACGAGCCCGGTCGAAGGCTCGCGCTTCGTGCTCTCGCGCACCCCGGCCGAGATCGGCGGCAGCGTGCCGACCTTCGGGCGCGACAACGAGGACGTGCTGTGCTCGATCCTCGGCTACGACGACGACCGCATCACCGCGCTCGTCGCCGCCGGCGCGCTCGAATAG
- a CDS encoding CoA transferase, producing the protein MLGPYRVLDLTDHRGLLCGQMLADLGADVIQVEPPGGSPARRVGPFAGDVRDPERSLFWWSYARGKRGVTLDLASPRGRDLFRRLAARADFVIESGRPGDLARLGLTHHALAAANPRVVTVSISAFGQDGPKASWAESDIVLLAAGGPLFLQGDDDRAPVRLPVPQAYLHASAEAAVAALVAHHERERSGRGQHVDVSAQQAIALATQSYILCEAVGAPQVRRSAGGLKHGSLTLRMLFPAKDGFVAVTFLFGSAIGQFSRRLMHWIHAEGGCDLATRDKDWLAYTELLVSGREPLAEFERVKEIIAEFTRGRTKAELLAAAVERDLLIAPVATIDELVASEQLRARNYWRTIPHPEVGREVRYPGPFARFGRTPIGSTRRAPAVGEHNPEVFQGELGLDERTMAQLARDGVI; encoded by the coding sequence GTGCTCGGCCCGTACCGGGTCCTCGACCTGACCGACCATCGCGGTCTCTTGTGCGGGCAGATGCTCGCCGACCTCGGCGCCGACGTGATCCAGGTGGAGCCGCCGGGGGGGTCGCCGGCCCGCCGCGTCGGCCCGTTCGCCGGCGACGTCCGCGATCCCGAGCGGTCGCTCTTCTGGTGGTCGTACGCGCGCGGCAAGCGCGGCGTCACGCTCGACCTCGCGTCGCCGCGCGGCCGCGACCTCTTCCGGCGGCTCGCGGCCCGCGCCGACTTCGTGATCGAGTCGGGACGTCCGGGCGATCTCGCCAGACTCGGGCTCACGCACCACGCGCTCGCGGCGGCGAACCCGCGCGTCGTGACGGTTTCGATCTCCGCCTTCGGGCAGGATGGCCCCAAAGCGTCGTGGGCCGAGAGCGACATCGTGCTGCTCGCGGCCGGCGGGCCGCTCTTCCTGCAGGGCGACGACGACCGCGCCCCGGTCCGCCTGCCGGTGCCGCAGGCGTACCTCCACGCTTCGGCCGAGGCCGCGGTCGCGGCGCTGGTCGCCCACCACGAGCGGGAGCGCAGCGGCCGCGGGCAGCACGTCGACGTCTCGGCACAGCAGGCGATCGCGCTCGCGACCCAGTCGTACATCCTGTGCGAGGCCGTGGGCGCGCCCCAGGTCCGGCGCAGCGCCGGCGGCCTCAAGCACGGATCGCTGACGCTCCGAATGCTGTTTCCCGCCAAGGACGGATTCGTCGCGGTGACGTTCCTGTTCGGGTCGGCGATCGGCCAGTTCTCGCGCCGCCTCATGCATTGGATCCACGCCGAAGGCGGATGCGACCTCGCGACGCGCGACAAGGACTGGCTCGCGTACACCGAGCTGCTCGTCTCGGGTCGCGAGCCGCTCGCCGAGTTCGAACGCGTGAAGGAGATCATCGCCGAGTTCACGCGCGGACGCACGAAAGCAGAGCTGCTGGCCGCGGCGGTCGAGCGCGACCTGCTGATCGCGCCGGTCGCCACCATCGACGAGCTGGTTGCGAGCGAGCAGCTCCGCGCGCGCAACTACTGGCGGACGATCCCGCATCCCGAGGTCGGCCGCGAGGTCCGCTATCCGGGTCCGTTCGCAAGGTTCGGCCGCACGCCCATCGGCAGCACGCGACGCGCCCCGGCGGTCGGCGAGCACAATCCGGAGGTCTTCCAAGGCGAGCTCGGCCTCGACGAGCGGACCATGGCGCAGCTCGCGCGAGACGGCGTGATCTGA
- a CDS encoding SRPBCC family protein, which yields MTSEVRQSYSTNVAGTVDGCFAVLSDFDTYPKWSSPIKKARVLDRYPDGLARRVEFTLDMRIKTIRYVLEYSYDRPHGATWHLVEGDVKDVQGSYQFDETPTGVRATCSQLVDLGFWVPGFIRSLAEAKALRDSVEEFKRAVESRAA from the coding sequence GTGACCAGCGAGGTCCGTCAGTCCTATTCGACCAACGTGGCGGGAACCGTCGATGGGTGCTTCGCGGTGCTGAGCGACTTCGACACCTACCCGAAGTGGTCGTCGCCGATCAAAAAGGCCCGCGTGCTCGACCGCTATCCCGACGGCCTCGCGCGCCGCGTCGAGTTCACGCTCGACATGCGGATCAAGACGATCCGCTACGTCCTCGAGTACAGCTACGATCGCCCGCACGGCGCGACCTGGCACCTCGTCGAGGGCGACGTGAAAGACGTCCAGGGCTCCTACCAGTTCGACGAGACGCCGACGGGTGTGAGGGCCACCTGCTCGCAGTTGGTGGATCTCGGGTTCTGGGTTCCCGGCTTCATCCGCAGCCTCGCCGAGGCGAAGGCGCTGCGTGACTCGGTCGAAGAGTTCAAGCGCGCCGTCGAATCGCGCGCGGCCTGA